The Aedes albopictus strain Foshan chromosome 1, AalbF5, whole genome shotgun sequence genomic interval ccgagagcgaaacttacttggtttagacggcgacgagctggtagcggtgctctcaagTGCGtgttgcgaccatgcctaggcgagtccaccctagaattgggaggccaccggcttactggtggaccgacgcgattgcgaacCTAcgtcgcgcctgcctacgggctaggcggcggatgcggCGAACACGATcacaggaagagcgaaacgaacggtgggtggtgttcgccactgcaaaagccgcgctgaagaccgagataaaagcaagcaaaaatgcctgctttgagggtctctgtcagagtgctaatGCGAACCCGAGGGGTGACGCCTACATgttcgttatggccaagacgagaggtataaaggatcctacagagcaatctccagagatgttggaggggatcatcaaagggctttttccgcgtcatggtcctagtccttggcctcctttcgtaggatagccggggactggggctggcgatgaggagaggatcaccgatgtggaacttgcggggatagcaaagttctttagcgtaggtaagaccCTGGTCCgtacggagttccgaacctggccttaaaagttgctattgcagagatgttcaggtctgctatgcagaaatgcctggacgagggagttttcccagaagcttggaagaggcagatccTGGTTCTATTagcaaaggcggggaaaccacccggagacccgtcggcatagagaccaatatgcttgatagatacggcggagaaggtgctcgaaaagatcatcctcaatagaatgttgcggttcacagagagcgaaaatggtctttcgagtaaccagtacggcttccggaaggggagatcgaccgtagacgctatcttgtcggttacaaaaaccaccgagaaagcactcgagcctaagagaagaGGGGTTCACTACTGTGcaatagtgactctggatgtaagtaatgcgtttaatagcgtcaGCTGGTCTGATATTGCCGATGTGCTCTTGCATCAGggaatacccgggtacctgtacaagattctcggaagttacttacagaatcgtgtactagtctacgactcggaggtgggtcggaagtgctttcacataacctcagtcccgcaaggttccatcctgagtgcggtgttatggaatgtcatgtacgacgaggtgttgaggttagagttcccagtgagagtgaagattgtcggatttgccgacgacattacgctcgaagtctacggtgaaacgatcgaggagatgaagttgactaccgaccactcgatcaaggttgtggtggcctggatgcggtccaggaaactggatctggctcaccacaagactgaggtgacggttgttaacaaccaaaAGTTGGAGCAgcaggcggtgatcagtgtaggtgagtgcactatcccgtcaaagcgctccgtcaaacacttgggcgtgatgtgCGACGATAAGcctaccttcggtagccacacgttgattatgcttgtaaaagagcctccacagctattgcggcactgtcccggatgatgtctaacagctctgcggtgtacgccagtaagcgtaaccttctggctagtgtcgctacgtccatactaaggtatggcggcccggcgtggggcactgcgctaagtactgaatgttaccgacggaagctggaaagtacttacaggcttatgtgcctgagggttgcgagcgcgtaccgtaccgtgtcacacgacgctctctgcgtcaatactggtatggtgccaatcggcatccttatcagtgaggacatggagtgcttcgatatGCGTGGCACAAAAGGCATACGCAGACCTCTattgtcaaatggcagcgcgcgtgggacagttccaccaaaggaaggcggACGTATAGGTTGACACCGAGAGTAGCTAGTTGGAttgataggcgccatggggaagttacatttcacctgacacaggtcctttcaggccatggttgtttccgacagtatctacaccgttttgggcatgcggattctctcaaatgcccagtgtgcaatggtttagaggacaCGGcgtaacacgttttgttcgtgtgcccacgttttcgtacaatgcgtgaccgtatgcctgccacatgcggagaggacacaattcCGGACAATGTGGTcctgatgtgtagggatgagtttggatggaacgccgtttcaatggctatcacccatatcgtctgggagctacagaagaggtggcgcgtggactcggagaatagctagttcagatgcggtacaagaggtggtccagaggttcggagtcggcttcgtaggtcataccggtgccctgcggtcaagatcgacccttacagcgattaagtggccgcggagaggaagtcccggtagcggtgctgtcgtggcgtcggtctactgggttggatccgagcccgcggttggacagGGAGCCCAacaagggccggggcaggtggaaaccttgctgtctgcaaccttctggtgcatctgatagggcctgaagggtagtgatactcttcctttgcgggcaggccagatcgggttgcacgtgggtatcaattcttgatgtctgctaagtagttgggcgcgggcggggttgaccctgcccgccttccgaggacaaagggagtggtgaggaccactcgggaaactggctaagcgctaaccgtgatggactctccaaagcgagccatcgaagttcgttgctgcaggctacgcggCTAACCTTGATGGTGCAATGTGCACTAGTCCctgtctgaagcaataccttcttgattgttccggagagacgtagggtttggcgaccataggaatgtttaGTGGGTCgtggaaagagtagtcctggcttttactattgtagtagaagacggttTCAGTCACTcattaccctaaccttcctgttagggtgcctGTTGAGCAGATTCCCCCCCTATGAAGGAAAAAaagagaagaatttccaaagagccACCTGACGACCCGTCAAcacacagacctatctgccttctggacaccgccggaaaactattGAAACGGACTATTCAAGGCTGTCGAGGCTgacggtctataccgagaaacccgatgactctagCCTCTCGGatgaccagttcggcttccggaaaggtCGATCGACGGGGGCGCTATTTGGGCTGTAACCAAAATGGCCGAGATAGCACTCCAAAAGAAGTAGGTAaacgggaatccgctattgcgcggacGTAAAGAATGGGTTCAACAGCGTCCGATGGACCGCCATACACCAAcgaggagtcccggttagcctatgccggatactgaaaagctacttccagaatagggtgctaatctatgacaccgaggaaggcgagggGAGCAATAACATCATCGCAGGGGTACCTCATGGCTCCACCCTGGGCCCGGTATTATGGAACGCGgtctatgatggcgtattgaggttcAAAGTTTCACCGGGCGTAAATCTGGTCAGCTTGCCGATGATATTAGTCGAGGTATAAGGTAGAGAAAGTGGGAATaacagcaacgcacgcaattggtATAGTGGTCGACTGGATGAGGTTGAAacagttggcactcgcgcactacaaaacggaggtggtgatgGTAaataaccgcaagtctgaacaacccaagtaacacagaaaacatctttgaaaatgaaatttgaaaaagatgttatagtacggtactataatcgtatttgagcacatcttgtgttgaaatcatgttttaactatgtttgaCAAAAACAAGTTTCTAAACAATCTTATCAACATCATCACTAGTTTGAATAACGTAAATTCAACGTTGCTTGTACAAGATTTTTGTATCATCATCTGCTTCAATTAAAGATGTTTTGTAAAACATTAGCTGTACATAGTTGAAACTTTTGGTCCCACATATGTTACCAATACGTTATATTTAAGTATTAAATACATTAATGTACAAGTTTATCAGTTCACAGTCTCTTCTTGAACATCACTGCCCCTTGAACATAATATATGAAATATCTTTTACACGAAAAAGACACGAAAATTAAGCCCTAAACACTCATTCAACACTCATATTTTTGTTTTGCCGTTCACTTACCAGGTAAACACAGGTATCGAAGTACTCTTTACAAGGGTTGGCGACTGTGGAAACGGCGAATCGAATCACTTTCTACTTCACCGAAATGTCAGTcctattatctatatatataaaaatgcagtggcatacgtgggaccgcacataacttgcgaacggatggtccgattttggtcgtctaagttttgttctgttagttttcacccaaggaaggtttatgaggcaaaaaacacgggaaaattgagagtttttgaaaatcggggtttcatacattttgaacggggacttgggcgcttggctagagacttgaaacgtcaaaaaaacgcagtaggcaagacaaagtttgccgggtacagctagtagttTATACAACATAAATGAAAatggcattccaaaacttcctgacggcTCTGTGTCatgaagccaccatgttgcaagTCTGAAAATTTGTTCGAAATTCTCAATCAAATCAGAAAAATGACAAAAATTTCCCTTGTTGTTTGAAATCCGATGAAAAGCCCATGCATTCATGGGGAGTGAATGTGTTTATATCACCATAAATTTTTAATGGCACATGGAATAGTAATCAAGCATCGATATAgtaaattacaaatgaaatgaGAGACTTAATAATTATTTTCAGCCATGACCAAATAGCACCATAATAGGTGTCACATTTATTTATACAGTGTGttttttataatttatgattTCTCTACAAGCAAAAAGTAAGTATTTACGATGTTTGCAGAGAACATATTCTAaacttaattttatgttataataatgtattgaaaaacatcttcggtaacatcgaagatgttttataagccgccattttttgcgctttttcggtgatataagtgtgcGAAAATACGTTTTctatatttgaaacaaaacatggacgtttgtatgaaacatgtattattTACTTTactataacaagttgtgttacttgggaacaggCAGTGGTCACAACATGTGGGTGCACGTTCAACTTCAAGGGCTCACTAAGGCAATCgggggtcatgatcgacaatatgctgaaattcggaagccacgctGACTGTGCCTGTAAAAGGACAAACATGgcaataatggcattgtcaaagaaaatgtcaaatagctcggcaataggcGCGAGTaagccaccccatgcaacagcgGCAGTGGCAGTGCTGTTGATAAAACGAAACAATGAGCCATTCGTCggattactaatcggtaataattaaaaaacttttttcacaagcatttaatcgttttgcggtcttggaAGGAAAGTTTCATGGATGAATTTTCCATAaggagcattgatcgatttgaattaaggaaacaaggggcgacctctatgAATTTATTCTTATAAGTGTAACATttctcatagtaaatcctatgcaaactttgaaccgcttgcgataagttatagtttcaccgaatgcgctgaaattttgtttattttgtacaAGCATTTCTATGCTAAGGATAACATAGACATCaataaccatgcgcctccatgtgtaccTTAAtttccttggaaacacatggctggtaataaaatctcCAGAataccttaattgcaagcacaaaaaaccagaagttgccaattttcattgggaaatcaaaagattttccgtaggTTTGgcagcctagcttctagaagaatgtttaatgcaaacatatcttgacaccattcacctgtaGTAATGATCAAGCCTCATTCAAGAATATGTTCATGAGTCGTTTTgtcccatcttggcattttgggctttgtttccCCAGTTGCCTTCGTGGATCGTCTAGGAATGAAATCCTTGAACATAGCCTTAAACTTTGGCATGTGACGGTTTATTTTGCTTTAGAACAGACAGTCCAGTGGATGACTGACACGGaggagattacaagtggtagtcgaaatacgcatgtctgtcaaaggataagcaaacagggcggaattaaaaggtacaaaacttattACGCTCATTCGAAtctttttatcattatttacgcacaccttcaaaacatatttgacCAACTTTGTTCTAGAATACCATCACCTCATATGCGTAATTAGTGTGTACCTACTGATCTACAAAACTGGTATTTGATTATAAAAACTGAATTCAACGAAGTGTAGTAAATGCACTTCACACAAATGGCGAACCAAACCGGAGCCTAGCCCACAACATCGATATCTGATTCCGGTTAGTAGGTGAGTACCGAATGTTGTAGATTCCAAAACAAAAACACGAGTTCAATCGCCTTATCACAGCCGAAAGCATGCACGTTCCCCAATCGGTGCGCGGCGGCCGAGCCTTATCGCACCTGCACGATATTGATGACGAActaattgatgtttcaactgtcCGGCTGGACTGAGGTTTTAATTTTGTACTGTGCATTTAGAAGTGGTGAAGCATAGGTATATTGAAAAGGCTTGTCTTCACCGATTAGAATGTAGCCGGTATCGAAAGTTTGTAACACTTTATCAAAGTCGAAAGTGATATGAACGGTGTAGTCATACTATTATCATCGGTGCCAAATCTCTCTCTGATAACGTGGGCGAGACGTTTGGAACTCCCCTGCGTGGAAGATTTTGTTCAGTGTTGTGCTAAAAGTGTTCAACAATGGCTGTGAAGTGTTTTTCCCTTCTATTGTTGGGAAGTCTTCTACTGATTTCCGTGCAATCGCATGGCACAAGTGAATTCTACACCTCGGTGGCCAATTTGGTGGATCTGCTGGATAGCGAACAAAACATCCTGTCACGGTTGGATAAATACATTCGATTATCAGAGGAGAAggtaaaattcctcaagaagcagAAGGAACAGATTAAAAATGAGATCAAAGATGCATCAAAAGACCCCATTTCGTTCGTATCGAACCCGATCAATGCATTTTTGTTAATGAAACGCTTGGTGGATGATTACAAGAAAATTGACGATCTGATGCAAATGGGACTGGATGTCCATCTGTTTGATGATTCAATCAAACAGCCATCACAGAATGATTACAAAGGTGTCGTTGAAGGTTTGGGGCATTTGCAAGATTTGTACAAAATGAAAGCTGAAGATTTAGCTCAAGGAGAGATATTAGGACAAGTGAAAGCCCGGGAGTTGGCATCCAACGAATGCTACACCATTGGAGCGATTCTGAGTCAAACTAAGCAATACGACCACTCGATTGCATGGCTAAAGGAGGCATTGCGTCGATGGTCACTTGAATCTAGCAAATCAATTAGTAAACTCGAAATCTTGGATTTTCTGTCATATAGTCTGGCTGAGGATGGTCAATACGAAGAAGCGCTCAAATATACCAATCAGCTGCTGAAACTCGATCCCAAAAATGAGTCAACTTTAAAGAAGAAAGAAGTGGTCGAACAATGGTTGAAGCACATCGAAGAGAATGGACCAAACCACAGGCCTTCGAAACCTTATCGAGGTTTGTACGAACCTTTATGCCGAGGCGAATATCAAAGATCTCCGGCAGATGTTGCCAATTTGCGATGTCGATATGAGTCGAAGCGCTCTCCATTTCTGAGGATTGCCCCATTCAGGATGGAAGAAGCGAGTTTAGATCCCTACATTGTAATCTATCATAACGCCATTTCGGACAAAGAAATTAGTACAATACTACAAATTAGCAAACCACTGCTCAGCAGATCTATGGTGGGCGAGAGCTTCTCCAAGGAAGTTTCCAAAGAAAGAACCAGCCAAAATGGTTGGCTGGCTGACCATGATCACGAAGTAGTGAAGGTATTGAGTCTGAGAACCGAGGACATGACAGGCCTGGACAGGAGAAGTTACGAAAGCCTGCAAGTAAACAACTACGGAATCGGAGGATTCTATCTTCCACACTTCGATTGGGTGAGAACGAATGGAACAGAGGAACCCTACAAAGACATGGGACTTGGAAATCGAATTGCTACGTTGATGTATTACGTAAGATTTAGTCATCTCGCGAAACGTTAATGGATTCAGTTATGTTAACACTGTCCAAGTATAATTTTAGCTGAGCGACGTCGAGCAAGGTGGTGCCACAGTGTTTCCACAGATTGGGGTTGGTGTGTTCCCAAAGAAAGGTTCAGCGATTTTCTGGTACAATCTGCTTCCGGATGGCAGAGGTGACGAAAGGACACTGCATGGTGCTTGTCCGGTACTTCTAGGATCAAAATGGGGTATGTTAAACTGAAGTGTCTGTTTTATTGTTTCAAActtcatacctaatgttttttCCCAGTTGCCAATAAGTGGATCCACCAGTATCATCAAGAATTCAGACGACCATGTGATCTTCAACCGAACAAAGCTTACAAGCTTACTTGAACAGATCTGATGTATTGAGAAGCAAATAAAAAAACTGGAAGGTTTACAAACTCGATGAATACGTTTTTATAATAAAATGTTAACATTATTAGTCCATTTAGCAAACATGCgtaatagggtggcccacacttatatgaaaaacaaaaatctcgagaaatttgaagtcttacctcctaaatcagttgtgttggactcccagaagctacgttcaaaatttgagcaaaatcggttgagcctaagagggcgctcaaaacgcttgaaatttgtcccgagcagaagggaataacaacagcataaagatttgggtaaaataactgaataatagaatcgattatttgtaagttattaacataacagattttgttataaacttgtctgtcataagcggcaaaataacaaatatcataacaaaaaaatgttcgttGAAAAccgttttaataacttgttttgttagtttaaataacaacttaataacagtgcatttagaaaatatttcaataacaaattttaatacactcaaacctccatttaggtaggatccatttaggtaaaatctatttaggtccctccatttaggtaacgttacctaaatagaatttggttgtgttcagaacagttggagtacttaagattgatgacgtcatacccgacattaacctatcattcacctgtttttattttggccaccaaacccaacatagacccaacagttgttcgatgttggtccaacggtggcccaacatacgataaaaattgactcgactttgacccgacattcaacaatttttcagtctggcggaattatgcaggttttttttttgtgttccgtgcccagctagtcatttgcatgacaattctcacctgagaccctccaaaacccccgaaaacgcccctgacgCCCCTCCCCTccggaaactcccttgaaagttctttgaaactccgcatgaccatctttaaatctcctattcgagtcTTGAACtctatttaggtaataaactgaatccatttaggtaacgaatccatttaggtaaaaattctatttaggcagtcccgagtcattacctaaatggaggttttggtgtattaatttgttattgatatgaatcggaaagcaaaatttgttattatatcaaaatcgtaactaagtaaattatgatacttattatataaaattattcactttgtctcacaaacccacaaataacatgagtaacaatactgtAAATGGTCGAAAAATTActacttccaaaaatttcacagattttcaaagacttgtctaaaaattccttcagaattatgaacagaatcccttcaaggatttcttcagaattccccgtgattatttgtcccgaatttcatcttaagattcctctgaaaatttctttgagaatttccccaggagttttttccgaagaattctcctggagtttttcaaaagattttgccaagaattctaataattgctcaaaagtattactttggaatttctaactcctggtgcaattcttctgaagacttcttcaatatttttcaTATATATGATTTTACTGccgattcggttctagcgattgctagacacaCTTTTACGCTGCGGCGGCTTATTTGCTGCGTtggaaggatgtaatttgtacaacatttttacgacgcgactgatgtgatatcacaagaattttttttttttgctgtgttgttacttttgtgctattgttgataagttgatcaatactacaacaataacaaaac includes:
- the LOC109421884 gene encoding prolyl 4-hydroxylase subunit alpha-1 is translated as MAVKCFSLLLLGSLLLISVQSHGTSEFYTSVANLVDLLDSEQNILSRLDKYIRLSEEKVKFLKKQKEQIKNEIKDASKDPISFVSNPINAFLLMKRLVDDYKKIDDLMQMGLDVHLFDDSIKQPSQNDYKGVVEGLGHLQDLYKMKAEDLAQGEILGQVKARELASNECYTIGAILSQTKQYDHSIAWLKEALRRWSLESSKSISKLEILDFLSYSLAEDGQYEEALKYTNQLLKLDPKNESTLKKKEVVEQWLKHIEENGPNHRPSKPYRGLYEPLCRGEYQRSPADVANLRCRYESKRSPFLRIAPFRMEEASLDPYIVIYHNAISDKEISTILQISKPLLSRSMVGESFSKEVSKERTSQNGWLADHDHEVVKVLSLRTEDMTGLDRRSYESLQVNNYGIGGFYLPHFDWVRTNGTEEPYKDMGLGNRIATLMYYLSDVEQGGATVFPQIGVGVFPKKGSAIFWYNLLPDGRGDERTLHGACPVLLGSKWVANKWIHQYHQEFRRPCDLQPNKAYKLT